A stretch of Natronospira bacteriovora DNA encodes these proteins:
- a CDS encoding virulence RhuM family protein — MSRGELILYQSDDGLAEIQLRVEGETVWLTQAEMAELFATTKQNVSLHIRNTLKEGELSEAAVVKENLTTAADGKRYRVKWYSLPMILAVGYRVRSARGTQFRQWATAHLEEYLVKGFVMDDERLKEPGGWDYFDELLARIRDIRASEKRFYQKVRDLFALSSDYRPDDHDAQTFFAEVQNKLLYAVTRLTAAEIVVQRADAASPNMALTSWQGARVRKQDVTIAKNYLSADEVDTLNRLVVIFLEQAELRAKERKDLTLNYWRNNVDRLLEFNERPILDGAGSISRDRMEQIAHERYEQFDAQRRRDEALEADAEELRELEALEERIKKESEP, encoded by the coding sequence ATGAGCCGGGGCGAACTGATTCTCTACCAAAGTGACGACGGATTGGCCGAAATCCAGCTTCGTGTGGAGGGGGAGACCGTCTGGTTGACCCAGGCGGAGATGGCGGAGCTGTTCGCCACCACCAAGCAGAATGTCAGCCTACATATCCGTAACACCCTGAAAGAAGGGGAGTTATCCGAGGCGGCAGTTGTCAAGGAAAACTTGACAACTGCCGCCGACGGGAAGCGCTACCGGGTCAAGTGGTACAGCCTGCCCATGATCCTGGCCGTGGGCTACCGGGTTCGCTCCGCCCGGGGCACCCAATTCCGTCAGTGGGCCACCGCCCATCTGGAGGAATACCTGGTCAAGGGCTTCGTCATGGACGATGAGCGCCTGAAGGAGCCCGGTGGCTGGGATTACTTCGACGAGCTGCTGGCCCGCATTCGCGACATCCGTGCCTCGGAGAAGCGCTTCTACCAGAAGGTGCGCGATCTCTTCGCTCTGTCCAGCGACTACCGGCCCGACGACCACGACGCGCAGACCTTCTTCGCCGAAGTGCAGAACAAGCTGCTCTATGCGGTCACCCGCCTTACTGCCGCCGAGATCGTGGTGCAGCGCGCCGACGCCGCTTCTCCCAATATGGCGTTGACCAGTTGGCAGGGCGCACGGGTGCGTAAGCAGGATGTCACCATCGCCAAGAACTACCTGAGCGCCGACGAGGTGGACACCCTGAACCGTCTGGTGGTGATCTTCCTGGAACAGGCCGAGCTGCGTGCCAAGGAGCGCAAGGACCTGACCCTGAACTATTGGCGCAACAATGTAGATCGGCTGTTGGAATTCAACGAACGGCCGATTCTTGACGGGGCCGGCAGCATCAGCCGCGATCGCATGGAGCAGATTGCGCACGAGCGTTACGAGCAATTTGACGCCCAACGGCGACGGGATGAGGCGCTGGAGGCCGATGCCGAGGAGTTGCGGGAATTGGAGGCGCTGGAGGAGCGGATCAAGAAGGAAAGCGAGCCTTGA
- a CDS encoding transposase: MPTARKELVCLDATPYYHVVSRCVRRAFLCGVDSVTGRSYEHRKEWIVERLTELSELFAVDLCSYAVMSNHTHLVLRLDPETAERWSEEEIMERWDQLFSLPVLVQRYRKGQTTCRAEIEAAQKKIEAWRERLSDLSWFMRCLNEPIARQANAEDGCTGRFWEGRFKSQALLDEAALLTCMAYVDLNPIRAAIAGTPEQSDFTAIQQRVREVMALKDRKPPANGPRLLDFAGDERWNGPDGLPFSLDDYIQLVDWSGRIVREGKRGAIPEDLPPILDRLEIDARTWLRAIRRGQRLKFHHAVGRASAIKVAAEQFGRSFLKGLGFARTLFPEPG; encoded by the coding sequence ATGCCCACAGCACGAAAGGAACTCGTCTGTCTGGACGCAACGCCCTACTACCATGTGGTCTCACGCTGCGTGCGGCGGGCCTTTCTGTGCGGGGTGGATTCCGTTACAGGCCGATCCTATGAGCATCGCAAGGAATGGATCGTGGAGCGGCTCACCGAACTGTCGGAACTCTTTGCCGTCGATCTGTGCAGCTACGCCGTGATGAGCAACCACACGCATCTCGTGCTGCGCCTGGATCCCGAGACTGCCGAACGATGGTCCGAAGAGGAAATCATGGAGCGCTGGGACCAGCTGTTTTCTCTGCCGGTGCTGGTACAGCGCTACCGCAAGGGGCAAACCACCTGCCGGGCCGAGATTGAAGCCGCTCAGAAGAAGATTGAGGCCTGGCGAGAGCGGCTGTCTGACTTATCGTGGTTCATGCGCTGCCTGAACGAACCCATCGCCCGTCAGGCCAATGCCGAGGATGGCTGTACCGGTCGGTTCTGGGAGGGTCGATTCAAGTCCCAGGCGCTATTAGATGAGGCCGCCCTACTCACCTGCATGGCCTATGTGGATCTCAATCCCATCCGGGCCGCCATTGCCGGCACACCGGAACAGTCCGACTTCACCGCCATTCAGCAACGCGTCCGCGAAGTGATGGCCCTCAAAGACCGAAAACCCCCGGCAAACGGGCCTCGCCTGCTGGATTTCGCCGGCGACGAACGCTGGAACGGCCCGGATGGCCTCCCCTTCTCCCTGGACGATTACATCCAGTTAGTGGACTGGAGCGGCCGAATTGTGCGGGAAGGCAAGCGGGGGGCAATCCCAGAGGACCTGCCGCCCATCCTGGATCGCCTGGAGATTGACGCCAGAACCTGGCTCAGAGCCATTCGTCGGGGCCAGCGTCTCAAATTCCACCATGCCGTGGGCAGAGCCTCGGCCATCAAGGTAGCGGCGGAGCAATTCGGGCGAAGCTTTCTGAAGGGGCTGGGCTTCGCCAGGACGCTATTCCCAGAACCCGGCTAG